One Pieris brassicae chromosome 11, ilPieBrab1.1, whole genome shotgun sequence DNA window includes the following coding sequences:
- the LOC123716467 gene encoding uncharacterized protein LOC123716467, producing the protein MLAYGALVWWPRTELQTAVIKLGRFQRLALSAASGCMKTTPTTALEIVLQVLPLDLHIQQEAALAAIRLKVLDLWGKNHYSTHTAILNRVIEYQPLLAAPCDRIANQNILNRRCHVQMREEECDRSPLNELRIYTDGSKTGCGSGAGIFSLDLNINIHLPLGTYSLIFQCECVAITEAARAVQRLGINNFCIKFVSDSASVLMTLVSKKTNRRLILECHDALEAITLTNRVTLQWIKGHSGSLGNDAADELARREACRSVSASSLILLAGASLGMPVIHRAPTSTLVTRCGLQTVQNGSASSQPTAYQTTSKLE; encoded by the coding sequence ATGCTAGCTTACGGAGCCCTGGTTTGGTGGCCGAGAACAGAGCTCCAAACGGCAGTAATCAAACTTGGACGCTTCCAAAGGCTTGCGTTGTCCGCTGCAAGCGGCTGCATGAAAACAACGCCTACTACAGCTTTGGAGATAGTCCTACAAGTTTTGCCTCTGGACCTGcacatacagcaggaggcGGCACTGGCTGCCATCAGGCTGAAGGTGCTAGATCTATGGGGCAAAAATCACTACAGCACACACACAGCGATTCTTAACAGGGTGATAGAGTACCAACCTCTATTAGCCGCTCCATGTGATAGGATCGCAAATCAGAACATACTTAACAGAAGATGCCATGTGCAAATGAGAGAAGAGGAATGTGATAGATCACCCCTGAATGAGCTGCGCATATACACCGATGGCTCAAAAACAGGCTGTGGCTCTGGAGCTGGCATATTCTCTcttgatctcaacatcaacatacacctGCCCTTGGGCACATACAGCTTGATCTTTCAGTGCGAATGTGTCGCTATAACtgaagcagccagagccgtgCAGCGGTTaggaattaataacttttgtattaagttcGTATCCGACAGTGCGTCTGTGCTGATGACGTTGGTAAGCAAAAAGACCAACAGAAGACTgatactggagtgtcacgatgcactggaggcaataacCCTGACAAACAGAGTTACCCTGCAGTGGATCAAGGGACATAGTGGATCACTTGGCAACGATGCTGCCGAtgagcttgcgagaagagaGGCCTGCAGGTCCGTATCCGCTTCTTCCCTTATCCTTCTCGCAGGTGCGAGCCTGGGTATGCCAGTGATCCACAGAGCTCCAACATCAACGTTGGTCACAAGGTGCGGGCTGcagacagtccaaaatggctctgccagcaGTCAACCGACAGCTTACCAAACAACTTCTAAACTTGAATAG